One genomic segment of Photobacterium sp. DA100 includes these proteins:
- a CDS encoding DUF58 domain-containing protein gives MTLRSFVRASATKPSEPDPNIYTSLKSLQSMKFKATGFDFLPHQPINSLLAGRHMSKLRGRGLNFEEMRHYRIGDDIRTMDWKVTMRTGKPHVKIFSEERERNVFLLVDQRSNMFFGSTHKMKSVIAAELAALIAWKAVGSTDRVGAIVYNDSGAVPIAPQRSANHVLKILNQIVTMNHKLRVGAANDSQQGSFAKLFHQAKRLVKHDSLVIFVTDGYGYNTHSEEQFKVLCQHNDVVFCHVSDPLEHQMAELGKAVFSDGHNQIVLSGRDLELRAEFARDVTRAIEQFTDTARKYRIPVLKLNTVVPADYQLRKALSACRQA, from the coding sequence ATGACGTTACGTTCTTTTGTAAGAGCCTCGGCAACAAAGCCGTCCGAACCAGATCCCAATATCTATACATCGCTCAAATCACTACAAAGCATGAAGTTTAAAGCAACAGGTTTTGACTTTCTTCCTCACCAACCGATTAACAGTTTATTGGCAGGACGCCATATGTCGAAGTTAAGAGGGAGGGGGTTGAACTTTGAAGAGATGCGCCATTATCGAATTGGTGACGATATTCGAACGATGGACTGGAAAGTGACGATGCGAACGGGTAAGCCGCATGTAAAGATATTTTCTGAGGAGCGCGAACGGAACGTATTTCTGCTTGTTGACCAAAGAAGCAATATGTTTTTTGGCAGCACCCATAAAATGAAGTCGGTGATTGCAGCTGAGTTGGCGGCACTTATTGCTTGGAAAGCTGTAGGCTCAACCGACAGAGTGGGGGCGATTGTGTATAACGACTCCGGAGCCGTTCCCATTGCGCCGCAACGCAGCGCGAATCATGTGCTTAAGATTCTCAACCAGATAGTGACCATGAATCACAAGCTGAGAGTGGGGGCGGCTAATGACTCACAACAAGGCTCTTTTGCAAAGTTATTCCACCAAGCGAAGCGATTGGTCAAGCATGATAGTTTGGTGATTTTTGTGACTGACGGATACGGCTACAACACGCACAGTGAAGAGCAGTTCAAAGTACTTTGTCAGCACAACGATGTTGTGTTTTGCCATGTATCCGATCCGCTTGAGCACCAAATGGCTGAGCTAGGAAAGGCGGTGTTCAGCGACGGTCACAACCAAATCGTGTTATCGGGGCGAGACCTCGAGTTAAGAGCCGAGTTTGCGCGAGATGTCACCCGCGCGATCGAGCAGTTCACCGATACAGCACGTAAGTATCGAATTCCCGTTTTGAAATTAAATACTGTTGTGCCTGCAGATTACCAACTCAGAAAAGCACTCAGTGCTTGCCGACAAGCTTAA
- a CDS encoding DUF4381 domain-containing protein — protein sequence MTISTSLETILPLGTNPLLSNLAEAGGPERISWLPNAPGWFVLLAILLFWIAFRVYLRVKRYIANAYRRAALHELQQLQHMDVGLSRLPQLLKRTALYAFPRQEVAPLIGQDWEKWLDAHCPDSQFSTRYSGMLATLAYNRAESNSELQWQECFKAVRHWIQHHEVKRD from the coding sequence ATGACTATATCGACATCACTTGAGACAATTTTGCCACTCGGAACGAACCCTTTGCTCAGTAATCTAGCAGAGGCAGGGGGGCCTGAGCGGATTTCTTGGCTGCCTAATGCGCCCGGTTGGTTCGTGTTATTGGCTATTTTACTTTTCTGGATTGCGTTTCGAGTCTATCTGCGAGTCAAGCGATACATTGCCAACGCATATCGACGTGCTGCATTACATGAACTTCAGCAGTTACAGCATATGGATGTAGGTCTTAGTCGGTTACCCCAGTTACTTAAACGGACTGCGCTTTATGCATTTCCTCGTCAAGAGGTGGCACCATTGATTGGCCAAGACTGGGAGAAGTGGCTAGATGCCCATTGTCCTGACAGTCAATTCTCCACTCGATACTCGGGGATGCTCGCCACGCTAGCTTATAACCGTGCTGAGTCTAACTCCGAGCTGCAATGGCAGGAATGCT
- a CDS encoding outer membrane protein transport protein: protein MRPLKSALAVMSVLSLPVHASGIFLQEAVTANAGTAGAGDGVYTGSAAAMWVNPATMSGMGESLTTFNLLGFDLEMKYRDSGDNGDGKAHSVLPSAGAFHARQLTDDIHIGFALGAVGGSSLSYGTEWAGAAALDEITLTAMQINPAISYQINPQWSVGAGVQLSWASLEQSTSLLDIDKDTDWAFGANFGVMYQHDERLAIGASYRTKLEHEFGTRVSGPLNGPVISSLRTDITVPAIADISASYAVNPKLDLLASVQWHQWSEWDNTVMEFGFVTDRTKTVTIDRDWDDVWKFALGADYQFNSQWRLKAGFSYETSPQDEPTKQWVDVPVGEQYRYSVGAATKWNDVTIDMFYEYTDLGDVDIDRQFQNPVLNDITGTFDGRIHFLGVSFTY, encoded by the coding sequence ATGCGACCATTAAAATCAGCACTGGCAGTGATGTCGGTATTGTCTTTACCTGTTCATGCGAGTGGTATTTTCCTTCAAGAAGCAGTTACAGCGAATGCGGGAACAGCGGGAGCGGGAGATGGTGTCTATACCGGATCGGCGGCGGCGATGTGGGTAAACCCTGCGACAATGAGCGGGATGGGGGAAAGTTTAACTACATTCAATCTGCTCGGCTTTGATCTCGAAATGAAATATCGCGACAGCGGTGATAATGGTGATGGCAAAGCGCACTCGGTACTGCCATCCGCTGGTGCATTTCATGCCCGTCAGCTAACAGATGATATTCATATCGGTTTTGCCCTTGGTGCGGTTGGCGGTTCTAGCCTGTCTTATGGGACGGAGTGGGCGGGTGCGGCAGCGTTGGATGAAATTACCTTGACCGCAATGCAAATCAACCCGGCAATTAGCTATCAAATCAACCCGCAATGGTCGGTTGGGGCGGGCGTGCAGCTAAGTTGGGCCTCGCTAGAGCAGTCAACAAGCCTGCTCGATATTGATAAAGATACCGACTGGGCGTTCGGGGCCAATTTTGGTGTGATGTACCAGCATGATGAGCGCTTGGCAATCGGCGCGAGTTACCGAACTAAATTGGAACATGAATTTGGTACCCGCGTATCGGGGCCCTTAAATGGCCCAGTTATCAGCAGCCTGCGTACGGATATTACCGTGCCGGCTATTGCCGATATCAGTGCCAGTTATGCGGTTAACCCGAAGTTAGATCTACTGGCATCGGTGCAGTGGCACCAGTGGAGTGAGTGGGATAATACGGTGATGGAGTTTGGCTTCGTCACAGACAGAACGAAAACAGTAACAATTGATCGCGATTGGGATGATGTGTGGAAATTTGCACTGGGGGCCGATTATCAGTTCAATAGCCAGTGGCGACTTAAAGCGGGCTTCTCCTACGAGACATCACCACAAGATGAGCCAACCAAGCAGTGGGTAGATGTTCCGGTCGGCGAGCAATACCGTTATTCGGTCGGTGCAGCAACCAAGTGGAATGATGTCACTATTGATATGTTCTACGAGTACACTGACTTAGGTGACGTTGACATCGACCGACAGTTCCAAAACCCTGTGCTTAATGACATAACGGGTACGTTTGATGGCCGTATTCACTTTTTGGGGGTAAGCTTCACGTATTAA
- a CDS encoding DUF1214 domain-containing protein: MKKIAIAVAAGLSLLSLPTLSAEVSTLSDYFNQDGVIATSENYPTLESARQFVKNQEVVGVNNFRHKRELTPLDEQDVVRMNRDTYYSLAVIDVSEGATVTLPEIPKGKYMSIQGVTEDHRILPMKYGAGTFELNTTKGDHLYIIVRLDSTFTKSEAHAIQDKMVITAQSNKVFTAEQVNKASFEQTENALKAQMPAIFKRDGATALVGMFTAPNDASKELFTKEKYAVGAAVGWGGAQIVDNIYEVSGNYPANKCYQATFEDPQDQAFWSVTVYNKQGFMFNDVANISSNTADRNTDGTYTVSFGCGSGAPNNLETQNKSGEFNLAFRHYIPSQKVKDGYRILPFVKEKQ, from the coding sequence ATGAAAAAGATAGCAATTGCCGTCGCGGCTGGACTCAGCCTTTTATCACTTCCAACACTGTCTGCGGAAGTAAGTACCTTGAGTGATTACTTCAACCAAGATGGCGTTATCGCAACATCAGAAAACTACCCTACCCTTGAGTCCGCTCGTCAGTTTGTTAAAAACCAAGAAGTTGTTGGGGTAAACAATTTTCGCCATAAGCGTGAGCTAACACCACTGGATGAACAGGATGTGGTGCGAATGAATAGAGACACTTATTACTCCTTGGCAGTAATAGATGTATCAGAGGGCGCAACAGTTACTCTGCCAGAAATCCCAAAAGGGAAATACATGTCTATTCAAGGTGTCACGGAAGATCACCGCATTCTGCCAATGAAATATGGTGCAGGTACATTTGAGCTCAACACGACAAAAGGCGATCACCTCTACATTATTGTCCGTCTTGACTCAACCTTTACAAAATCTGAAGCTCACGCAATACAAGACAAAATGGTCATTACGGCTCAGTCAAACAAGGTGTTCACGGCAGAACAGGTCAACAAAGCATCTTTTGAGCAGACGGAAAATGCATTGAAAGCCCAGATGCCTGCCATTTTCAAACGTGACGGAGCAACAGCATTAGTAGGAATGTTTACCGCGCCAAATGATGCGTCAAAAGAGCTCTTCACTAAGGAGAAATATGCTGTTGGTGCCGCTGTTGGTTGGGGTGGTGCACAAATAGTTGATAACATTTACGAAGTATCAGGTAACTACCCAGCCAACAAGTGTTATCAAGCAACGTTTGAAGATCCTCAAGACCAAGCTTTTTGGTCTGTAACTGTTTACAACAAACAAGGCTTCATGTTCAATGATGTGGCCAATATCAGCTCAAATACTGCGGATCGCAATACAGATGGCACCTACACGGTAAGCTTTGGTTGTGGTTCTGGTGCACCAAATAACTTAGAAACTCAAAATAAGTCCGGTGAGTTTAACTTAGCATTCCGTCATTACATCCCTAGCCAAAAGGTAAAAGACGGCTACCGAATCTTACCATTCGTAAAAGAAAAACAATAA
- a CDS encoding MoxR family ATPase → MLFIKEQLTKSVIGQENMVDTLLIALLTNGNVLLEGLPGTAKTRSIKALSKILDVSLGRVQFTPDLLPSDVTGTEVYQDVDGKPTLTFQAGPVFNNLLLADEINRSPAKVQAALLEAMEERQVTVAGKTYRLPEPFMVLATQNPVEQEGTYPLPEAQMDRFIMKINLDYPDFMAEERIIKMVREEEEPQGNEIQPIDPRCIFDARKQIREIHCSDAVLKYIVAIIVATREPENYSESELANWIAVGSSPRATIALDKCARAMAWLKGKQFVDPDDVRTVAHSVLRHRLILSYDALAEGISPDRVIDEILTQVAVA, encoded by the coding sequence ATGCTCTTTATTAAGGAGCAGTTAACGAAATCAGTGATTGGTCAAGAAAATATGGTAGACACCTTATTAATTGCTTTGCTGACGAATGGTAATGTTTTACTTGAGGGCTTACCTGGTACTGCCAAGACACGCTCTATAAAAGCGCTATCTAAGATCTTGGATGTTAGTTTGGGGCGCGTGCAATTTACACCTGACCTTTTGCCGTCAGATGTAACAGGTACTGAGGTATATCAAGATGTTGATGGTAAACCGACGCTGACGTTTCAAGCAGGCCCTGTATTCAACAATTTATTGCTGGCAGATGAAATCAACCGTTCCCCGGCCAAAGTTCAAGCCGCCTTACTAGAAGCTATGGAAGAACGACAAGTGACGGTAGCGGGTAAAACCTACCGACTACCAGAACCATTCATGGTGCTTGCAACACAGAACCCGGTAGAGCAAGAGGGGACGTATCCTTTGCCAGAAGCTCAGATGGACCGCTTCATCATGAAAATTAATCTCGATTATCCCGATTTTATGGCAGAAGAGCGGATCATCAAGATGGTTCGAGAAGAGGAGGAACCTCAAGGTAATGAGATTCAACCTATTGACCCTCGGTGTATTTTTGACGCTAGAAAACAGATACGCGAGATTCACTGCAGCGACGCTGTATTGAAATACATCGTCGCCATCATTGTTGCTACTCGAGAGCCTGAGAATTACAGCGAATCTGAATTGGCGAACTGGATTGCTGTCGGTTCTAGTCCCCGTGCAACTATCGCATTAGATAAATGTGCCCGCGCTATGGCCTGGCTTAAAGGGAAGCAGTTTGTCGATCCTGATGATGTTCGAACAGTCGCTCACAGTGTGTTACGACACCGGCTCATCCTCTCATACGATGCATTGGCAGAAGGTATCAGCCCTGACCGCGTCATTGATGAAATTCTTACACAAGTTGCAGTGGCATAA
- a CDS encoding LysR family transcriptional regulator encodes MKTIEQELSRIDLNLLVSLSVLLKERNVTRAASALYLSQSAMSRILGKLRDIFHDPLFYREPSGLVPTQKALELEAALNEALFNIKNIVDSCSFSPKSCKHTFAVSAPPLMSELICGKLGVALFNQAPKASLVEFPTTRNPTQQLVERTIDFTLHIEKPINKVDFICTEIGKIHPTFYVCRHHPLASQEAVTLEECLGYRFVDLTLDIRSISASHNPVDQYLESHGLYRDIAFKSGQLNSLIKVMKQTPTILVSSNLLAKVSNELIPLTLTKDSLELNFSIYLIEHKRTLNSPAHQWFRELVLEQTKSVLVDA; translated from the coding sequence ATGAAAACTATCGAACAAGAGTTATCACGTATTGATCTTAACCTTCTGGTATCTTTAAGTGTTCTATTAAAAGAGAGGAACGTAACCCGGGCCGCTTCCGCCCTCTATCTCTCTCAGTCAGCCATGAGTCGAATCTTAGGTAAACTAAGAGATATCTTTCATGACCCTCTCTTTTATAGAGAACCTAGTGGCCTAGTGCCTACTCAAAAGGCATTGGAGCTCGAAGCTGCGCTCAATGAGGCTCTATTCAATATAAAAAACATTGTAGATTCCTGCAGTTTCAGCCCTAAAAGCTGCAAACATACTTTTGCTGTCTCAGCCCCTCCTCTAATGAGCGAGTTGATATGTGGAAAACTCGGCGTAGCACTTTTCAACCAAGCACCTAAAGCGAGCCTGGTCGAGTTCCCCACTACCAGGAACCCGACTCAGCAGTTAGTCGAGAGAACCATTGACTTTACTCTTCACATAGAAAAACCAATCAACAAAGTGGATTTCATTTGTACTGAGATAGGCAAAATCCATCCAACATTTTATGTTTGTAGGCATCATCCTTTGGCCAGTCAAGAGGCTGTTACACTTGAGGAGTGCCTTGGTTATCGGTTTGTGGACCTCACGTTGGATATCCGCTCAATATCTGCGAGCCACAACCCAGTAGATCAATACTTAGAAAGCCATGGCCTCTATAGAGATATCGCATTTAAAAGTGGTCAACTTAATTCCCTCATTAAGGTAATGAAACAAACCCCGACGATATTAGTATCTTCTAACTTACTTGCTAAAGTGAGTAATGAACTCATACCTTTAACATTGACGAAAGACAGCCTAGAGTTAAACTTTTCCATTTACTTAATTGAGCATAAGAGGACCTTAAATAGCCCTGCACATCAATGGTTTAGAGAACTTGTACTTGAGCAAACAAAATCGGTACTAGTTGACGCTTAG
- a CDS encoding diguanylate cyclase, giving the protein MKLEQHIKKHNGKSIFQVIIAVISISVILSQVTELWLDESIIIDNEIEKEHVKQLLLLAIPFVGIGLLVAGRFFGQAAIYQKMAILVIVSIVATIHTLSISMFSDISIISLILITLVAKLLIFSPAFSLLVYASYVFQANIMVVVFHSDIVLYSNYYFSLSATYLWLNYLSINNYKCFVNDYLYEQKKKTLMARAVLLNREIEAKNIMLNYHAYIDEVTGLYNRRYLQERMTLLNQDRQSCQLGVLLIDIDHFKQVNDVYGHAIGDTYLKQVSQALRTVFKRHSDVIARYGGEEIVVLLTGPMESGLDILASQACEAVRQLGLQHPRQATLSISAGGVYIEVPTEPVKAYLDIADNCMYKVKSRGRDGYYIESITK; this is encoded by the coding sequence ATGAAGCTAGAACAACATATAAAGAAACATAATGGAAAGTCAATCTTTCAGGTCATTATTGCTGTCATATCTATATCAGTGATTTTGTCACAAGTGACTGAACTCTGGTTGGATGAGAGTATTATTATTGATAACGAAATTGAAAAAGAGCATGTAAAACAGTTACTTCTTTTAGCTATTCCGTTTGTTGGTATCGGTTTGCTTGTTGCTGGCCGATTTTTTGGACAGGCTGCTATCTATCAGAAAATGGCGATCTTGGTCATTGTGAGTATTGTTGCTACCATACACACTTTATCCATATCCATGTTTTCAGATATTTCAATAATTAGTTTGATACTGATAACCTTGGTAGCAAAATTATTGATTTTTTCACCAGCTTTTTCATTGTTGGTTTATGCAAGTTATGTTTTTCAAGCTAATATAATGGTTGTTGTTTTTCATTCTGATATTGTTTTATATTCTAACTATTATTTTTCATTGTCTGCAACGTACCTCTGGCTAAACTATTTATCCATCAATAATTATAAGTGCTTTGTTAATGACTATTTGTATGAACAGAAGAAAAAAACATTGATGGCAAGAGCAGTACTTTTAAATAGGGAAATAGAAGCTAAAAATATCATGCTCAATTACCATGCTTATATTGACGAGGTAACCGGCTTATACAACAGAAGGTATCTGCAAGAGAGAATGACCTTGCTAAACCAAGACCGCCAATCATGCCAGCTTGGTGTATTACTTATCGATATTGACCATTTCAAACAGGTTAATGATGTTTATGGCCATGCCATAGGGGATACCTACCTGAAGCAAGTATCTCAGGCCCTACGGACTGTCTTCAAACGGCATTCGGATGTGATTGCCCGCTATGGTGGTGAAGAAATCGTTGTGCTTTTGACGGGTCCGATGGAGTCGGGGCTGGACATCTTAGCCAGCCAAGCTTGTGAGGCTGTGAGACAATTAGGTTTGCAGCATCCTCGCCAAGCGACTTTGAGTATCAGTGCAGGGGGTGTATACATAGAGGTACCCACCGAGCCAGTTAAGGCTTATCTCGATATCGCAGATAACTGTATGTATAAAGTGAAGTCCCGTGGGCGGGATGGGTATTACATCGAGTCGATAACAAAGTGA
- a CDS encoding tetratricopeptide repeat protein, with protein MKNTVIAMLLGTSLALPSFTGAAALQSTPQLSRDTGMANQSSSQQQQATQIQQWVMIAQDHRQDDGKRADALRQLARFPNQNSLVAVARGLQDENPRVREAAVIGAEPYQFAHRWRMLSPLLQDVDQQVRLTATTNLIRSYGEMNAEQQALMDPAAAELINYLRQTPDQPTQLLLADIYRWHQQFDEAHQIYSALQKSEQQTAQIWLGLADNFRAQGDDQRANKVLKKAQQVFPDEANLFYSQALTLVRLNKKAQAAEAMKKATELAPENSYFWYLNGVLQEAVNVDEATASFEKAYEISGAPEQLYAVCDIYVRYNHLNADACLDSLGEVAPAFVIDELKSKRG; from the coding sequence ATGAAAAACACAGTGATTGCTATGCTTTTGGGGACGTCATTAGCCTTGCCGTCGTTTACCGGAGCAGCAGCCTTGCAGAGCACTCCTCAATTGAGTCGTGATACTGGTATGGCTAACCAGTCATCTAGCCAACAACAGCAAGCAACACAGATTCAACAGTGGGTGATGATCGCGCAAGATCATCGTCAAGATGATGGAAAGCGAGCCGATGCATTGAGGCAGTTGGCCCGATTCCCTAACCAAAACAGCCTGGTTGCAGTGGCGCGAGGCCTCCAAGATGAAAACCCTCGAGTGCGCGAAGCTGCGGTAATAGGGGCTGAGCCGTATCAGTTTGCTCACCGTTGGCGCATGCTTTCGCCATTGCTCCAAGATGTTGATCAGCAGGTACGCTTGACCGCGACCACCAACCTTATTCGCAGTTATGGGGAGATGAACGCTGAGCAGCAAGCGCTGATGGACCCAGCCGCCGCCGAGTTAATCAATTACCTCAGGCAGACACCCGATCAACCGACCCAGTTGCTATTGGCCGATATATATCGCTGGCATCAGCAATTTGATGAAGCGCATCAAATCTACTCTGCGCTGCAAAAAAGCGAACAGCAAACCGCGCAAATATGGCTGGGGTTGGCGGATAACTTCCGAGCCCAAGGGGATGACCAACGAGCTAATAAGGTTCTAAAAAAGGCGCAGCAAGTATTTCCGGACGAAGCGAACCTGTTCTATTCACAGGCCTTGACTTTGGTGAGGCTTAATAAAAAGGCACAGGCGGCTGAGGCAATGAAGAAAGCAACGGAGCTTGCGCCGGAGAATAGTTACTTTTGGTACTTAAATGGTGTGCTGCAAGAAGCAGTCAATGTCGATGAGGCAACAGCATCATTTGAAAAAGCCTATGAAATCTCAGGGGCGCCCGAGCAATTGTATGCCGTGTGTGATATTTACGTGCGGTATAACCATCTCAATGCTGATGCATGCCTGGACTCTCTGGGTGAAGTTGCCCCCGCTTTTGTTATAGACGAACTAAAATCTAAACGGGGCTAA
- a CDS encoding LysR family transcriptional regulator, producing the protein MNDLNTLHVFLALMQTCSTTRAAQKLGRSQSYVSKVLAQLREELDDPLFVRSAEGLTPTSYAVSVEPKLRAALEQVNQALEPEEFNPKFIDKITLHIVEPYLITIGKDIIDAIRKECDAVIDIRQWNALSETMIQQEVVDIGIHLLSNKAQTLHQKPLFRGCAYFEGNKNGDYIKYVISGVNEFVNRYEMIDPAIEPKIYTDNHILTTQLMDQHYTLRYAPDREQSFEHDLDLTVAIITKASRRQSEKIQWLTKLLVPIIETFEGY; encoded by the coding sequence ATGAATGATTTAAATACGCTCCATGTGTTTCTTGCGCTAATGCAGACTTGCTCTACGACCCGGGCCGCTCAAAAATTGGGGCGCTCTCAGTCTTATGTGTCCAAAGTGCTCGCTCAGCTACGTGAAGAATTGGATGACCCGCTTTTTGTTCGAAGTGCGGAAGGGTTGACCCCGACTTCCTATGCAGTAAGTGTTGAGCCGAAGCTTCGTGCTGCTTTAGAGCAAGTCAACCAAGCCCTTGAGCCTGAGGAGTTTAACCCCAAATTTATCGATAAAATTACTTTACATATTGTCGAACCCTACCTCATTACCATTGGTAAAGATATCATTGATGCCATTCGCAAAGAATGCGATGCAGTCATTGATATTCGTCAGTGGAATGCACTTAGCGAAACAATGATACAACAAGAAGTTGTAGACATCGGGATACATCTCTTAAGTAATAAAGCACAAACACTACATCAAAAACCACTTTTCAGAGGCTGTGCTTATTTTGAAGGAAACAAGAATGGAGATTACATAAAATACGTTATATCGGGCGTCAATGAGTTTGTTAACCGCTATGAGATGATAGACCCAGCCATTGAGCCGAAAATATACACTGACAACCATATTCTTACTACTCAACTGATGGATCAGCACTATACCCTGCGCTATGCCCCAGACAGAGAGCAAAGCTTTGAGCATGACTTAGATCTTACCGTCGCAATCATTACCAAAGCCTCTCGCCGTCAATCTGAAAAGATTCAATGGCTTACAAAACTGCTAGTGCCCATTATTGAAACCTTCGAAGGCTACTAA